In a single window of the Candidatus Hydrogenedentota bacterium genome:
- a CDS encoding HAD family hydrolase, whose amino-acid sequence MPVRAITFDFWRTLFSDQRDPAERRRIRINAVCRVTGAAPEAVRDALLTSEREFLEHHIQYQVTLGPMDAVRIVARELDVSIPGHVAHELAGVFGAAILEYPPSPIAGGLDAVRAASARVPIGIISDAGISPGRSLRTILDRNGYTRHFRHMAFSDEVGVAKPQALMFESTAKALGVAVSELLHIGDLEGTDVRGAKAVGASAGLFVGDHDRYRNTTTADHIFENWAHFIELLPSLS is encoded by the coding sequence GTGCCGGTTCGCGCAATCACCTTCGATTTTTGGCGTACACTCTTCAGCGACCAGCGAGACCCCGCCGAGCGTCGGCGAATTCGCATCAATGCAGTCTGCCGCGTGACCGGCGCCGCCCCCGAAGCCGTGCGCGACGCACTGCTAACCTCTGAGCGGGAGTTCCTCGAACACCACATTCAATACCAGGTGACGCTCGGCCCCATGGATGCCGTTCGTATTGTCGCGCGAGAGCTCGACGTTTCCATCCCCGGCCACGTTGCGCACGAACTCGCGGGCGTCTTTGGCGCCGCGATTCTCGAATACCCGCCGAGCCCTATCGCCGGTGGACTCGATGCCGTGCGCGCCGCATCTGCGCGCGTTCCCATTGGCATCATCTCCGACGCAGGAATCAGCCCGGGAAGGTCATTGCGCACAATCCTTGATCGCAATGGGTATACGCGGCACTTCCGGCACATGGCGTTCTCCGACGAAGTCGGCGTCGCGAAGCCGCAAGCGCTGATGTTTGAAAGCACCGCGAAGGCGCTCGGCGTGGCGGTGTCAGAACTGCTTCACATCGGCGATCTGGAAGGCACGGATGTTCGTGGCGCGAAAGCCGTAGGCGCCAGCGCGGGCCTCTTTGTCGGCGATCACGACCGCTACCGCAACACCACCACCGCCGACCACATCTTCGAGAATTGGGCACACTTCATAGAATTGTTGCCGTCGCTCTCCTAG
- a CDS encoding glycosyltransferase family 2 protein, with amino-acid sequence MTDDSPDLSFVVIGYNEGAHIRACLESVRAIRLPGARYEILYVDGGSQDNSLTEARSVPGVRVLGGDKRRRAAENRNLGAAHARGKYIQFIDGDMYLDPEWPALAMAFLDLRPDVAVVSGALEEANTSFFFRVLQIDWNPREGEVDTCGGAAMYRRDVFEKAGRFPEDVSTGEEPLLCWRIRNETAHKVWYLAKRMAKHDLGFRGLGDYWKRCTTTGRAYIEIASRCWNTSDPFWKPNVLRNFAWAGAYLILLATLIVAPLWLKIGLIGLIGLILIRLTIRTWRKGHSLPIAVGYAVHCYAAKIPLAWGQLKWFLLIQNPKSKIQNSPPPPSI; translated from the coding sequence ATGACCGACGACTCGCCCGACTTGTCGTTCGTCGTCATTGGCTATAACGAAGGCGCACACATTCGCGCGTGCCTGGAATCTGTACGCGCGATTCGCCTGCCCGGCGCGCGTTACGAAATCCTTTACGTAGACGGCGGCTCGCAAGACAACAGCCTCACCGAAGCGCGCAGCGTCCCCGGCGTTCGCGTCCTCGGTGGAGACAAGCGACGCCGCGCCGCGGAAAACCGGAACCTCGGCGCAGCGCACGCACGCGGCAAGTACATCCAATTTATCGACGGCGACATGTACCTCGATCCCGAATGGCCCGCGCTCGCCATGGCATTCCTCGATCTGCGCCCGGACGTCGCCGTGGTATCCGGCGCGCTCGAGGAGGCCAACACGTCTTTCTTCTTTCGCGTGCTCCAAATCGATTGGAACCCGCGCGAAGGCGAAGTGGACACCTGCGGCGGCGCGGCCATGTATCGTCGCGACGTGTTCGAGAAGGCCGGCCGCTTCCCCGAAGACGTCAGCACCGGCGAAGAGCCGCTCCTGTGCTGGCGTATCCGCAACGAGACCGCTCACAAAGTCTGGTATCTCGCCAAGCGCATGGCCAAACACGATCTCGGCTTCCGCGGCCTTGGCGACTACTGGAAACGCTGCACCACTACCGGCCGCGCCTACATCGAGATCGCATCCCGCTGCTGGAACACCAGTGATCCCTTCTGGAAACCCAACGTCCTCCGAAACTTCGCGTGGGCGGGCGCGTACCTCATTCTTCTCGCCACGCTCATAGTCGCACCGCTTTGGCTGAAGATAGGTCTTATAGGACTTATAGGACTTATTCTGATTCGCCTCACGATAAGAACCTGGCGCAAAGGCCACTCGCTTCCCATCGCCGTCGGCTACGCCGTCCACTGCTACGCCGCGAAAATTCCCCTCGCCTGGGGCCAGCTAAAGTGGTTCCTCCTGATCCAAAATCCAAAATCCAAAATCCAAAATTCCCCGCCGCCTCCCTCAATTTGA
- a CDS encoding DUF1501 domain-containing protein: MRRREFLKAGVAACAGTSLLPFAGAQEGEEGLRASGMPAAKADSIIYIWLPGGVAQTDTWDPKQFTPYAAGMKGSDIRGTCKSISTSADGIMLGEGLGNVAAMMHKGAILRTLTNETKFGAVHLKAQYYAKTGYLFPAGFKAPSLGAMVSRTLGRRDKNVPAYIDIGRDINTSNEEYLFINEYMGPGFLGVGHAPFMIPEPAEGLKTLNAVAGMHPDRLDRRQAYLQSVAGMSAQELRDANAVKDYMRVMEDARAMMDSPVKKAFNFRQEESEETLNAYDVGHRFGWSCLLARRLVETGARYVEVEYQYAPFKGFDMHEDGQSRMVTMKQYIDRPIGRLIKELDERGLLERTLVVIGTEFGRTIADKPSAGQEAEGFTEKSTGENLVIENEKMYGFHGHFSSCNCMLFFGGGIRGGAIHGKTADLHPMLPTEGATKLIDAYATIYHLLGVAPDVYYVTEGRPVYVTELGKGKPIDTLIA; encoded by the coding sequence ATGCGTCGACGTGAATTCCTTAAGGCTGGCGTGGCGGCGTGCGCCGGGACGAGTCTACTCCCATTTGCAGGCGCACAGGAGGGCGAGGAGGGCCTGCGGGCCAGCGGAATGCCGGCGGCGAAAGCCGATTCCATCATCTATATTTGGCTGCCGGGCGGTGTCGCCCAGACCGACACGTGGGATCCGAAGCAGTTCACGCCATACGCCGCGGGCATGAAGGGAAGCGATATTCGCGGTACCTGCAAGAGCATTTCCACGTCCGCCGATGGCATCATGCTGGGCGAGGGCCTCGGGAACGTCGCGGCAATGATGCACAAAGGTGCGATTCTGCGCACGCTGACGAACGAGACGAAGTTCGGCGCGGTGCATCTGAAGGCGCAGTACTACGCGAAGACCGGCTATCTCTTCCCTGCCGGGTTCAAGGCGCCGAGCCTCGGGGCGATGGTGTCGCGCACGCTCGGGCGCCGCGACAAGAACGTGCCCGCCTACATCGACATCGGACGCGACATCAACACGAGCAACGAAGAGTACCTGTTCATTAACGAATACATGGGCCCCGGTTTCCTCGGCGTGGGCCATGCCCCGTTCATGATTCCGGAACCGGCGGAAGGATTGAAGACGCTGAACGCGGTCGCGGGAATGCACCCGGACCGGCTCGACCGGCGGCAGGCGTATCTGCAGTCCGTAGCCGGGATGTCTGCGCAGGAATTGCGCGACGCGAACGCGGTGAAGGACTACATGCGGGTGATGGAAGACGCGCGCGCGATGATGGACTCGCCGGTGAAGAAGGCGTTCAACTTCCGGCAAGAGGAAAGCGAAGAGACGCTGAATGCTTACGACGTGGGTCACCGGTTCGGATGGAGCTGCCTGCTCGCACGGCGACTGGTTGAAACGGGTGCGCGCTACGTCGAAGTCGAATATCAATATGCGCCGTTCAAGGGCTTCGACATGCACGAGGACGGGCAATCGCGGATGGTGACGATGAAGCAGTACATCGACAGGCCCATCGGCCGGTTGATAAAGGAACTCGACGAACGCGGGTTGCTCGAGCGCACACTGGTCGTTATCGGCACCGAGTTCGGGCGCACGATTGCGGACAAGCCGTCCGCCGGGCAGGAAGCCGAGGGCTTCACGGAAAAATCCACGGGCGAAAACCTCGTCATCGAAAACGAGAAGATGTACGGATTCCATGGACACTTCAGCAGTTGCAACTGCATGCTGTTTTTCGGCGGGGGCATCAGGGGCGGCGCCATTCATGGGAAGACGGCGGATCTTCATCCCATGCTGCCGACCGAGGGCGCGACGAAACTGATTGACGCGTACGCGACGATCTACCACCTGCTTGGGGTGGCGCCGGACGTGTATTACGTGACGGAAGGGCGGCCCGTGTACGTCACGGAACTGGGCAAGGGCAAGCCGATCGATACGCTGATCGCGTAA
- a CDS encoding glycosyltransferase family 2 protein translates to MTVLTVALAVAALYLGVISAYLLLLTIGSYLWSKKVDATAPPLRIAVLCPAHNEELQIENTVAQLLASDYASDRFDVFVIADNCTDATAKRARKSGATVFERTDKVLRGKGQALDWCLKSHADAFRGYDAIMLVDADATVNSRFLAEVSASLSHPDVRVVQAWNGVSNPDAGWRTALTWAGFALINGLRPAGRSYWGGTADIKGCGMAFRSDVLLSYGWPAYSIVEDIEFSIRLLIDGILVYFNPDAAVISEMPTTTAQAEPQRRRWESGRLQTVITYAPLLLRAFARSPRWRYIDMLLELCVPPLSLLVFLELACVVAAMFAGWQWVVAFALCLAATGVYVVAGLRQRNAPREVWMGLLAVPLFLFWKIPFYLRLVTGRKQEAWERTKRIAEVEREQREK, encoded by the coding sequence TTGACCGTATTGACTGTTGCGTTGGCCGTGGCCGCGCTGTATCTGGGTGTAATCTCGGCGTATTTGTTGCTGCTTACGATTGGATCGTACCTGTGGAGTAAGAAGGTAGACGCGACTGCGCCACCGCTTCGTATTGCGGTGCTGTGTCCGGCGCACAACGAAGAGCTGCAAATCGAGAATACGGTTGCACAACTGCTTGCGTCCGACTACGCGTCCGACCGGTTCGATGTGTTCGTGATTGCCGACAACTGCACGGACGCGACGGCGAAGCGCGCGCGCAAGTCGGGCGCGACGGTGTTCGAGCGAACGGACAAAGTCCTGCGCGGGAAGGGCCAGGCGCTGGACTGGTGTTTGAAGTCGCACGCCGATGCATTTCGCGGATATGACGCGATCATGCTGGTCGACGCGGATGCCACGGTCAATTCGAGATTTCTCGCGGAGGTGTCGGCGAGTCTGTCGCATCCCGACGTAAGGGTCGTGCAGGCGTGGAATGGTGTTTCGAATCCCGATGCGGGGTGGCGCACGGCGCTGACGTGGGCGGGGTTTGCCCTGATCAATGGTTTGCGCCCCGCGGGGCGAAGTTATTGGGGCGGCACGGCGGACATCAAGGGGTGCGGCATGGCGTTCCGTTCGGACGTGCTGTTGTCGTATGGCTGGCCCGCGTATTCGATTGTAGAAGACATCGAATTCTCGATTCGATTGTTGATCGACGGAATTCTCGTCTACTTCAATCCGGACGCGGCGGTTATTTCCGAGATGCCGACGACGACGGCGCAGGCGGAACCGCAACGCCGCCGGTGGGAGAGCGGGCGACTTCAAACGGTCATCACATACGCGCCGTTGCTGTTGAGGGCGTTTGCGCGATCGCCGCGGTGGCGGTACATCGATATGCTGCTGGAATTGTGCGTGCCGCCGTTGTCGCTGCTGGTGTTCCTGGAACTCGCGTGCGTGGTGGCCGCCATGTTTGCCGGTTGGCAGTGGGTTGTCGCTTTTGCGTTGTGTCTGGCGGCGACGGGCGTCTACGTCGTGGCCGGATTGCGCCAACGAAACGCGCCGCGGGAAGTGTGGATGGGATTGCTCGCGGTGCCGTTGTTTTTGTTTTGGAAGATTCCGTTCTATTTGCGGCTGGTGACGGGAAGGAAGCAGGAGGCGTGGGAACGCACGAAGCGGATCGCGGAGGTGGAACGCGAGCAGCGGGAGAAGTAG
- a CDS encoding acyltransferase, whose product MNGITRAYRNFVHSRKFAKLGKGCRFIGRDLTVEGHVELGDYCRVRDDVKLRAGEGAKIVIGNRCLLSWNAIVECGELIEIHDMVGLGEFSRVRDGTHLIYGTEANWRYVPNYYRPVVIEEGAWIGSGAYVSKGVHIGKGAVIGVGAMVTKDVPPFEIWVGSPARFLRHRTRDLPEELQKLADDLIAKHGIKEDRREF is encoded by the coding sequence ATGAATGGAATCACACGCGCATACCGCAACTTTGTCCATTCGCGAAAATTTGCCAAACTCGGCAAGGGCTGCCGGTTTATCGGGCGCGACCTCACGGTCGAGGGCCACGTCGAACTCGGCGACTACTGCCGCGTGCGCGACGACGTAAAACTCCGCGCCGGCGAGGGCGCGAAGATCGTGATCGGTAACCGCTGTCTTCTCAGTTGGAATGCCATCGTCGAATGCGGCGAATTGATCGAGATTCACGACATGGTCGGACTCGGCGAGTTCTCCCGCGTGCGCGACGGCACGCACCTCATCTACGGCACCGAAGCGAACTGGCGCTACGTGCCGAACTACTACCGGCCGGTCGTTATCGAAGAAGGCGCGTGGATCGGCAGCGGCGCCTACGTCTCAAAAGGCGTGCATATCGGCAAAGGCGCCGTCATCGGCGTTGGCGCGATGGTCACGAAAGACGTCCCGCCCTTCGAGATTTGGGTCGGTTCGCCCGCGCGTTTTCTCCGCCATCGCACGCGCGACCTCCCCGAGGAATTGCAGAAGCTCGCGGACGATCTCATCGCCAAACACGGCATCAAAGAAGACCGCCGGGAGTTCTAG
- a CDS encoding DUF1553 domain-containing protein, which produces MSLFEAFSNSSMLHAAVVHLPIVFVLLGVPLIYYLAISQQKTEALRWFTVGFYAITAVISYAALVTGHGAMDRIPNDHRVAKEVWDLVGQHEEMGEKVWLFAAGVTLLLALSAIPVRVIRQLFVGIGMLAAIVLAVWVAILGHFGGMLVYQHGVGTPAMGELTAQPAPDEQTAPATAEPAPTDRAPATLDPPADDLVPPARAIDIEAAKAISFTKDVRPILEENCDECHNPEKMRGDFDTTSVLAMAEGGKKGGVGVVPGKPDEGSLVKYIRGAMQPQMPKGEDPLTEDQLHVIRQWIAAGAFDDSSGAAPAAAPTVETAPSGELPEAEAKPEESVPTSAPEAEAPVPETTPEPAAPANEAPETTPADAAPAASTTSAPSIDELLFSGGPEDLLVKRRAYRLGLVPQPPAPPATGAPVNNDVDRFVAAKWQQVDPTFTGAVCDDSAFARRVYLDVIGVIPTADEVKAFVQDTAEDKRAKLIDSLLARNDEYAAHWTPFWEDALCSNGNHQGGVGTRGNYRDWIFNSFKENKAYDVMVAELLDPHMPDHPARFVLRQDHTRILKSAADTAQVFLGTQMKCAACHNHFDNKEWSQRRFLSFAGYFADQDLELIKCEAHTDEYVPTGFVFDLPRMPTDVPTTEDERAARIAQLLIDPCNPRFAKTIVNRLWKRFLGMGLFEPADNFREDTPASHPELLEWLAYDFMAHGYDIKHTMRLILTSRTYQLEYNAALEDHFDVAKPAEPRYFRSPRLRRMTAEQLLDSVKVALGEKLEDGTRVYRSDESTPLTRALGRPATRNEVSTARAEDSAVVQTLELLNGDEYHDRIYDGEFVFAAAQRGREAGAYDGVVDDLYWSVLGRASNDSERAAGSEFVAGAAVDPASPAIVESVVADETLPEGTASTATWATVNGPDAPVFSGGASWKLSAPPAPVQEAPAPAEGADAPISETETVDPANTQTASFDGASAITFAADESGSGVAFAQEQSVAETAPPATPEVVSAEPAEASAPTVVEQSLGALPQAIVVNPDDVLYAYVYIDPTDPPKAIMLQWKSGDSWEHRAYWGDDVLKTDIAEGPARRGMGALPEAGKWVRLEVPAYLVNLGRDRRGIGEVSIVQAGGTAYWDKTGVLSAPLGGPTTAVGDALWALITSPEFQYIR; this is translated from the coding sequence ATGAGTTTGTTCGAAGCATTCTCCAATTCGTCGATGCTGCACGCGGCGGTGGTCCATTTGCCGATCGTATTCGTGCTGCTGGGCGTTCCGCTGATTTATTACCTGGCGATTTCGCAGCAGAAGACCGAGGCGTTGCGGTGGTTTACCGTCGGATTCTATGCGATCACCGCGGTGATTTCGTACGCGGCGCTCGTAACCGGCCACGGCGCGATGGATCGGATTCCAAACGATCACCGTGTGGCGAAGGAAGTATGGGACCTTGTCGGCCAGCACGAAGAGATGGGCGAAAAGGTGTGGTTGTTCGCGGCCGGCGTGACGTTGCTGCTGGCCTTGAGCGCGATTCCGGTCCGCGTTATTCGGCAATTGTTTGTCGGCATCGGCATGCTTGCGGCGATCGTGCTGGCGGTATGGGTGGCGATTCTCGGCCATTTCGGCGGCATGCTCGTATATCAGCATGGCGTCGGCACGCCGGCAATGGGCGAACTCACGGCACAACCCGCACCAGACGAGCAAACCGCACCGGCAACTGCGGAGCCAGCGCCCACCGATCGGGCGCCCGCCACGCTCGATCCTCCCGCGGACGATTTGGTGCCTCCGGCGCGCGCCATCGACATTGAAGCGGCAAAGGCGATCAGTTTTACGAAAGATGTCCGGCCCATTCTCGAGGAGAATTGTGACGAGTGCCATAATCCGGAGAAGATGCGGGGCGACTTCGATACCACTTCGGTACTTGCGATGGCGGAAGGCGGGAAGAAGGGTGGCGTTGGTGTGGTACCGGGCAAACCGGACGAAGGGTCTCTGGTCAAGTACATTCGCGGGGCGATGCAGCCCCAGATGCCGAAAGGCGAAGACCCGCTGACGGAAGACCAGTTGCACGTGATCCGTCAGTGGATTGCCGCTGGCGCCTTTGACGATTCGTCCGGCGCAGCGCCCGCGGCTGCGCCCACCGTAGAGACTGCACCAAGCGGGGAGCTGCCCGAAGCGGAAGCAAAGCCGGAAGAGTCAGTGCCGACGAGCGCCCCCGAAGCTGAAGCGCCCGTCCCCGAAACGACGCCCGAGCCAGCCGCGCCGGCAAATGAAGCGCCTGAGACTACGCCCGCGGACGCGGCCCCGGCGGCCTCAACGACAAGCGCGCCGTCGATCGACGAATTGCTGTTCAGCGGCGGACCAGAGGACTTGCTGGTGAAGCGGCGCGCGTATCGTCTGGGGCTCGTTCCGCAACCGCCAGCTCCGCCCGCGACCGGCGCGCCCGTGAATAACGACGTTGACAGGTTCGTCGCGGCGAAGTGGCAGCAGGTGGATCCAACATTCACGGGTGCGGTCTGCGATGACTCGGCGTTTGCGCGCCGCGTGTATCTCGACGTGATTGGCGTGATACCTACGGCCGATGAGGTGAAGGCGTTTGTGCAGGACACGGCCGAGGACAAGCGCGCGAAACTGATCGACTCGCTGCTGGCGCGGAACGACGAGTACGCCGCGCACTGGACGCCGTTCTGGGAAGACGCGTTGTGCAGCAACGGCAACCACCAGGGCGGTGTGGGTACGCGCGGGAACTACCGCGACTGGATCTTCAATTCGTTTAAGGAGAACAAGGCGTACGACGTGATGGTCGCTGAGCTGCTCGATCCACACATGCCCGACCATCCCGCGCGGTTTGTATTGCGTCAGGACCACACGCGCATTCTCAAGAGCGCGGCGGACACGGCGCAGGTGTTTCTGGGCACGCAGATGAAGTGCGCGGCATGCCATAACCATTTCGACAACAAGGAATGGTCGCAGCGGCGGTTTCTGAGCTTCGCGGGGTACTTCGCGGACCAGGATCTGGAGTTGATCAAGTGCGAGGCGCACACGGACGAGTATGTGCCGACGGGATTCGTATTCGATTTGCCGCGAATGCCTACCGACGTGCCCACGACCGAGGATGAGCGCGCGGCGCGTATCGCGCAATTGCTGATCGATCCGTGCAATCCGCGTTTTGCGAAGACCATCGTGAACCGGTTGTGGAAGCGGTTCCTTGGCATGGGCCTTTTCGAGCCCGCCGACAACTTCCGCGAAGACACGCCGGCCAGCCACCCGGAATTGCTCGAGTGGCTTGCGTACGATTTCATGGCGCACGGCTATGACATCAAGCATACGATGCGGTTGATTCTGACGAGCCGCACGTATCAGCTCGAATACAATGCCGCGTTGGAGGACCATTTCGACGTTGCCAAACCGGCGGAGCCGCGCTATTTCCGGTCGCCACGCCTGCGCCGCATGACCGCGGAACAACTGCTCGACAGCGTGAAGGTTGCACTGGGCGAGAAACTCGAGGACGGCACGCGCGTGTATCGCAGCGACGAATCGACGCCGTTGACGCGCGCGCTCGGGCGGCCCGCAACGCGCAACGAGGTAAGCACGGCGCGCGCGGAGGATTCGGCCGTCGTGCAAACGCTGGAACTGTTGAACGGCGACGAGTACCACGACCGCATCTACGACGGGGAGTTTGTGTTTGCCGCGGCGCAGCGTGGCCGCGAAGCGGGCGCATACGACGGTGTGGTTGACGATCTTTACTGGTCTGTGTTGGGCCGCGCGTCGAACGATTCGGAACGCGCGGCGGGCAGCGAATTTGTGGCCGGAGCGGCGGTCGATCCCGCATCGCCGGCGATTGTCGAATCCGTGGTGGCGGACGAAACGTTGCCGGAAGGCACCGCGAGCACCGCGACGTGGGCGACGGTGAACGGGCCCGATGCGCCCGTCTTCAGCGGCGGCGCATCGTGGAAACTGTCCGCGCCGCCCGCACCGGTCCAGGAAGCGCCCGCGCCCGCCGAAGGGGCCGACGCCCCGATAAGCGAGACCGAGACCGTTGACCCTGCGAATACGCAGACGGCGTCATTCGACGGCGCGAGCGCGATTACATTCGCGGCGGACGAGAGTGGAAGCGGTGTCGCCTTTGCGCAAGAGCAATCCGTCGCCGAGACTGCGCCGCCTGCCACGCCCGAAGTAGTATCGGCTGAACCGGCGGAGGCCTCCGCGCCAACGGTCGTCGAGCAGAGCCTCGGCGCGTTGCCGCAGGCAATCGTCGTCAATCCCGACGACGTGTTGTACGCGTACGTGTACATTGATCCGACCGATCCGCCGAAGGCGATCATGTTGCAGTGGAAATCCGGCGATTCGTGGGAACACCGCGCGTACTGGGGTGACGACGTTTTGAAGACGGACATTGCGGAAGGTCCCGCGCGCCGCGGGATGGGCGCGTTGCCCGAGGCAGGCAAGTGGGTGAGGCTCGAAGTGCCGGCATACCTCGTGAATCTTGGGCGCGACCGCCGCGGCATCGGCGAAGTATCGATTGTGCAAGCGGGCGGCACGGCGTATTGGGACAAAACCGGCGTGTTGAGCGCGCCGCTTGGCGGGCCTACGACGGCGGTGGGCGACGCGCTGTGGGCGCTGATTACGTCGCCGGAGTTCCAGTACATCCGGTAA
- a CDS encoding cytochrome c, translating to MKWFAFVCMCALLALGLVSTQWVFAQDAPPTAPVMKTDRLMKVFSDPIMETLKGAIKEAPTTPKGWRVIQDQGEATAEVAILTMLREGEHENTPEWDPMADAMKKAGLALADAAAKKDFADVQTKTTALIKTCNDCHQKFEPDTAPEILP from the coding sequence ATGAAGTGGTTTGCGTTTGTCTGCATGTGCGCGCTCCTCGCGCTTGGCCTTGTTTCCACGCAGTGGGTCTTCGCGCAGGACGCGCCGCCTACCGCGCCGGTCATGAAGACGGATCGCCTTATGAAAGTGTTCTCCGATCCAATCATGGAGACTTTAAAGGGCGCCATTAAGGAAGCTCCCACCACGCCCAAAGGCTGGCGCGTGATACAAGACCAAGGCGAAGCCACCGCCGAAGTCGCCATCCTCACCATGCTGCGCGAAGGCGAACACGAAAACACTCCCGAATGGGATCCCATGGCCGACGCCATGAAGAAGGCCGGTCTCGCATTGGCGGATGCCGCCGCGAAGAAAGACTTCGCCGACGTTCAGACCAAGACTACGGCCCTCATCAAGACCTGCAACGACTGCCACCAGAAATTCGAACCCGACACCGCGCCGGAGATTCTTCCGTAA
- a CDS encoding metallophosphoesterase family protein, translated as MLVAVLGGAAGNVAALDSALAEIDDRGIHTVLCTGNLAVGDSDGNRVIERLRERRVTCVQGEFDRFVVRALRKADSLRKRLTEAAFEAIVCAHESLASENVEYLRALPHRLTLSFEGKTICLCHGSVTSQGNALHADDSLEVFRRQREAANCDVIVCGSDVEAFVREIDTTLFVNPGRVDAVMGRAAFAVIDTDGVPAIGELVRVGC; from the coding sequence ATGCTCGTAGCGGTACTTGGGGGTGCGGCGGGAAACGTCGCCGCGCTCGACTCTGCGCTGGCCGAGATCGATGATCGGGGTATCCACACCGTGTTGTGCACGGGAAACCTTGCGGTGGGGGACAGTGATGGAAACCGCGTGATTGAACGGCTGCGCGAGCGGCGCGTCACCTGCGTGCAGGGCGAATTCGATCGGTTCGTTGTGCGCGCACTGCGCAAGGCCGACTCGCTTCGGAAGCGCTTGACGGAGGCTGCATTCGAGGCGATCGTCTGCGCGCACGAATCGTTGGCGAGCGAGAACGTCGAGTATCTACGCGCATTGCCGCATCGCCTGACACTTTCGTTTGAAGGGAAGACTATATGTCTTTGCCACGGCAGCGTGACAAGCCAGGGCAATGCGCTGCACGCGGACGATTCGCTCGAGGTCTTCCGGCGACAGAGGGAAGCGGCGAATTGCGACGTAATCGTTTGTGGATCGGACGTCGAAGCGTTTGTGCGGGAAATCGATACGACGCTGTTCGTGAATCCGGGACGAGTGGATGCGGTGATGGGACGCGCAGCATTCGCGGTGATCGATACGGATGGAGTGCCGGCTATTGGGGAGCTTGTGCGCGTTGGGTGTTGA
- a CDS encoding DNA-3-methyladenine glycosylase 2 family protein: MATQSNQSEIANALRVGERHLSRRDPFLRGVIRRNGPCALRPHRGYYEILVRAIISQQLSGKAAETIINRFRAVYGPNGFPRPDRILATPDAVLRATGMSNGKVTFVKDLAARLQDGSLKLNRLSRMGDDEIVAMLTEVKGIGVWTAHMFLMFSLCRLDVLPVGDLGIRNAFQRHYGLSGTPTAAQMESVAERNGWRPYRTIASWYLWRALEDESLKTK, encoded by the coding sequence ATGGCAACCCAATCCAATCAGTCGGAAATCGCTAACGCGTTGCGAGTGGGGGAGAGGCACCTTTCTCGCCGCGATCCGTTTCTCCGCGGTGTGATCCGCCGCAACGGGCCCTGCGCGTTGCGTCCCCACCGGGGGTACTACGAAATCCTCGTGCGCGCGATAATCTCGCAGCAGCTCAGCGGCAAGGCGGCCGAGACCATCATCAACCGGTTCCGCGCGGTTTACGGCCCGAACGGCTTTCCGAGGCCCGATCGGATTCTCGCCACACCCGACGCCGTCCTGCGCGCCACAGGCATGTCGAACGGAAAAGTAACTTTCGTGAAAGACCTCGCCGCAAGGTTGCAGGACGGGTCGCTCAAGCTGAACCGTCTCTCCCGCATGGGCGACGACGAGATTGTCGCCATGCTCACGGAAGTCAAGGGCATCGGCGTGTGGACCGCGCACATGTTCCTCATGTTCTCGCTGTGCCGGCTCGACGTACTGCCCGTCGGCGACCTCGGAATCCGCAACGCCTTCCAAAGGCACTATGGCCTTAGCGGCACGCCCACCGCAGCCCAAATGGAGTCCGTCGCCGAACGGAACGGCTGGCGTCCCTACCGCACAATTGCCTCGTGGTACCTCTGGCGCGCACTCGAAGACGAAAGCCTGAAAACAAAATGA
- a CDS encoding HU family DNA-binding protein, with product MAGKKAMTKSQIVGALADKSGLSKKDVAGLLGELTALAYKEAKVGFTIPGLGKLVVVNRKARMGRNPATGATIKIPAKRVLKFRIAKQAKDSIK from the coding sequence ATGGCAGGCAAAAAAGCAATGACCAAGTCGCAGATCGTCGGCGCGCTCGCCGACAAGTCCGGTCTAAGCAAGAAAGACGTGGCCGGTCTGTTGGGCGAACTCACCGCGCTCGCGTACAAGGAAGCCAAAGTCGGATTCACAATTCCCGGCCTCGGCAAACTTGTCGTCGTAAACCGTAAGGCGCGCATGGGCCGCAACCCGGCCACCGGCGCCACGATCAAAATCCCTGCGAAGCGCGTGCTCAAGTTCCGCATCGCCAAGCAGGCCAAAGACTCGATCAAGTAA